A single window of Methylomarinum sp. Ch1-1 DNA harbors:
- a CDS encoding TusE/DsrC/DsvC family sulfur relay protein, whose amino-acid sequence MALIVDGVELETTEEGFLRDYRQWNERVAEAIASQNDIELSEAHWEILFFIRDYYQRFKHLPNARVFTKAVRNELGEDKGNSRYLHKLFPDGPLKFASKCAGLPKPPTCL is encoded by the coding sequence ATGGCGTTGATCGTCGACGGAGTTGAGCTGGAAACCACCGAGGAAGGATTTTTGCGTGACTACCGACAATGGAATGAACGAGTGGCGGAGGCGATCGCCTCGCAAAATGACATTGAGCTGAGCGAGGCCCACTGGGAGATCCTGTTTTTTATTCGCGATTATTATCAGCGTTTCAAGCATCTGCCCAATGCGCGGGTTTTTACCAAGGCGGTACGCAATGAATTGGGTGAAGACAAGGGCAATAGTCGTTATCTGCATAAGCTGTTTCCGGACGGGCCGCTGAAGTTTGCCAGTAAATGCGCCGGCTTGCCGAAGCCGCCTACTTGTTTGTGA
- the hypF gene encoding carbamoyltransferase HypF, with the protein MSALIERKLLHIHIQGFVQGTGFRPFVFRLACNHAQYGWVANCSAGVEIAIEGEPERQQHFIDDLKNQLPPYAQIKSLQIDEGPPAHFQSFQIKTSTVNDTSSLFVLPDIAPCPSCLSEIENPNSRYYRYPFTSCCFCGPRYSIMASQPYDRQRTSLAHFPLCPQCQTEYRAPNNRRFHAQTIACPSCGPQLALLSSDGQRLADASQALEATIKQLQAGKIVAIKAVGGFQLLVDASNSAAIHRLRERKKRPKKPLALLTQDLGSAEQLGFIDASERQALCSPSTPIVLLRRRGDAPVADLVAPDNSLLGVMLPASPLHHLLCRAFNAPLVATSGNRQNETICIDDQQALDKLGDIADCFLTHNRPILRPLDDSIVRLLGDKITVLRRARGYTPLPITISRPLPDALATGSYFKNTVAIARDRHIIVSQHHGDLNAAETQQQFADSIADLRQFYRFEPTLICHDLHPDYSSSQFARRQTQAKLPLQHHHAHILACMAEHDLAPPVLGFAWDGAGLGSDHGIWGGEVLTVTHQGFHRYAHLRRFPLMGGDQAAKEPKRLALGLLHAMLGDDAFLRTDLAPLSAFTESQLSLLKQILNKRINCPQTSSMGRLFDAVASLLDLCQENEFEGQAAMRLEQAASNSTVTTSYPFELSAHKPIEIDWRPMMRQIIRELGEQNPEDIAARFHNTLADIAVAIAQTAGQIKLVLSGGCFQNALLIDGTIKKLKKAGFQTYTHEKIPPNDGGLAVGQAYATAWLRPA; encoded by the coding sequence GTGAGCGCCCTTATCGAGCGAAAACTTCTTCATATCCATATCCAAGGCTTTGTGCAAGGCACCGGCTTTCGGCCTTTTGTCTTTAGGCTCGCTTGTAACCATGCGCAGTACGGCTGGGTCGCCAATTGCAGCGCCGGCGTCGAAATCGCCATCGAAGGCGAGCCCGAGCGCCAACAACACTTTATCGACGACTTAAAAAACCAACTTCCGCCCTACGCGCAAATCAAGTCACTACAAATCGACGAAGGTCCGCCCGCCCATTTCCAATCCTTTCAGATCAAAACCAGTACCGTCAACGATACCTCCTCGCTGTTTGTCTTGCCCGATATCGCGCCTTGTCCGTCCTGCCTTAGCGAAATCGAAAACCCCAACAGCCGCTATTACCGCTACCCTTTCACCAGCTGTTGTTTTTGCGGCCCGCGTTACAGCATCATGGCCAGCCAGCCATACGATAGACAACGCACCAGCCTAGCGCATTTCCCCCTCTGTCCGCAATGCCAGACCGAATATCGCGCGCCGAACAACCGTCGATTTCACGCTCAGACCATCGCCTGTCCCTCCTGCGGCCCGCAGCTGGCGCTGCTGTCCAGCGACGGCCAGCGGCTGGCTGATGCGAGTCAGGCGCTGGAGGCGACGATCAAACAATTACAGGCAGGAAAAATTGTCGCGATCAAAGCCGTCGGCGGCTTTCAATTATTGGTCGACGCCAGCAACTCAGCGGCGATACATCGCCTGCGCGAGCGAAAAAAACGCCCGAAAAAACCGCTGGCATTACTGACTCAGGACCTGGGTAGCGCCGAGCAACTAGGCTTTATCGACGCCAGTGAACGACAGGCACTGTGCTCTCCGTCGACCCCTATCGTGTTGCTGCGTCGCCGCGGCGACGCCCCGGTTGCCGACTTAGTCGCCCCCGACAATTCCTTACTGGGCGTGATGCTTCCCGCCTCACCGCTACATCACCTGCTTTGCCGTGCTTTCAACGCGCCCCTGGTCGCCACCAGCGGCAATCGACAAAACGAAACTATCTGTATAGACGACCAACAGGCCCTGGACAAGTTAGGCGACATCGCCGATTGCTTCCTGACTCACAATCGCCCGATCCTGCGACCGCTGGATGATTCGATCGTACGCCTGCTGGGCGACAAAATCACCGTACTGCGTCGGGCCCGAGGCTACACCCCACTGCCTATCACGATCAGCCGCCCCCTACCCGATGCGCTGGCGACCGGCAGCTATTTCAAAAACACCGTCGCCATCGCCCGCGACCGGCACATCATCGTCAGCCAACATCACGGCGATTTGAACGCCGCCGAAACGCAACAGCAATTCGCCGACAGCATTGCCGATCTGCGGCAATTTTACCGCTTCGAACCGACGCTGATCTGTCATGACCTACACCCTGATTACAGCAGCAGCCAGTTCGCCCGCCGGCAAACGCAAGCCAAATTGCCCCTGCAGCATCATCACGCCCATATCCTCGCCTGCATGGCCGAACATGACCTGGCGCCACCGGTCTTGGGTTTCGCCTGGGATGGCGCCGGCTTGGGAAGCGATCACGGCATTTGGGGCGGAGAAGTCTTAACGGTTACCCACCAAGGCTTTCATCGTTACGCCCATTTGCGCCGTTTCCCGCTGATGGGCGGCGACCAGGCCGCCAAGGAGCCGAAACGTTTGGCGCTAGGCCTACTACATGCCATGCTTGGCGACGACGCGTTTCTGCGCACTGATTTAGCGCCGCTGTCGGCATTTACCGAATCACAACTCAGTCTGTTAAAACAGATTCTGAACAAGCGGATAAATTGCCCGCAAACCAGCAGCATGGGCAGGCTGTTCGATGCGGTCGCCAGCCTGCTGGATCTCTGTCAGGAAAACGAATTTGAAGGCCAGGCGGCCATGCGGCTGGAACAGGCGGCGAGCAACTCGACGGTGACGACCAGCTACCCATTCGAGCTGTCGGCGCATAAACCGATCGAAATAGACTGGCGGCCGATGATGCGACAGATCATCCGCGAACTCGGCGAGCAGAATCCGGAAGATATTGCCGCCCGCTTCCATAACACCCTAGCCGACATCGCTGTGGCGATTGCGCAAACGGCCGGACAGATCAAACTGGTATTAAGCGGCGGCTGTTTCCAGAACGCCTTGTTGATCGACGGCACGATAAAAAAACTAAAAAAGGCTGGCTTTCAGACCTATACGCATGAAAAAATACCGCCTAATGACGGCGGACTCGCCGTCGGCCAAGCCTATGCGACGGCCTGGCTGCGTCCCGCTTAA
- the rimO gene encoding 30S ribosomal protein S12 methylthiotransferase RimO, which yields MSNPRVGFISLGCPKALVDSEQILTRLRMEGYRVSPNYQESDLVIVNTCGFIDAAVEESLDSIGEALAENGKVIVTGCLGARQDEILERHPQVLKITGAHATDEVVEAVHEYLPPAHHPFTSLIPPQGVKLTPKHYAYLKISEGCNHRCTFCIIPSMRGDLVSRPVADVLSEAERLAAAGVKELLVVSQDTSAYGLDLKYQSRDWKGHSVKTQFYDLAEALGELGIWVRMHYVYPYPHVDRVIPLMADGKILPYLDIPFQHANSRILKLMKRPAAAENNLDRIRAWRQICPDITIRSTFIVGFPGETEQEFEELLQFLSEAQMDRVGCFAYSPVKGAAANQLPDALPEQVKEERLARFMAHQAEISAARLQRRLGKTETVLVDEVVEEGSVARSKADAPEIDGQVFIDGATQLKVGDFVDVELVEADEYDLWGKLV from the coding sequence ATGAGTAATCCCCGTGTCGGCTTTATCAGCTTGGGTTGTCCGAAGGCGCTGGTTGACAGCGAGCAAATTCTAACTCGTTTACGCATGGAGGGCTATCGGGTTTCACCTAATTATCAGGAATCGGATCTGGTCATCGTCAATACCTGCGGTTTTATCGACGCCGCCGTCGAAGAATCGCTGGACAGCATCGGCGAAGCGTTGGCGGAGAATGGCAAGGTGATAGTCACCGGCTGTCTGGGCGCCAGGCAGGATGAGATTCTGGAGCGTCATCCTCAGGTATTGAAAATTACCGGCGCCCATGCCACCGATGAAGTAGTGGAGGCGGTGCATGAATATTTGCCGCCGGCCCATCATCCGTTCACCAGTTTGATTCCGCCGCAAGGCGTTAAATTGACGCCTAAGCACTATGCCTATCTGAAGATTTCCGAAGGCTGCAATCATCGCTGCACTTTTTGCATTATTCCTTCGATGCGCGGCGACTTGGTCAGCCGGCCGGTGGCCGATGTGCTTTCGGAGGCGGAACGTCTGGCCGCCGCCGGCGTCAAAGAGTTGTTGGTCGTTTCCCAGGATACTAGCGCCTATGGTCTTGATTTGAAATATCAAAGCCGGGACTGGAAGGGGCATAGCGTTAAGACGCAATTTTATGATTTGGCCGAAGCGCTTGGCGAGTTAGGTATCTGGGTCAGGATGCACTATGTTTATCCTTATCCGCATGTCGACCGGGTGATTCCATTGATGGCGGACGGCAAGATTCTGCCTTATCTGGACATTCCGTTTCAGCATGCCAACAGTCGTATTCTCAAGTTGATGAAAAGACCGGCGGCAGCGGAAAATAATCTGGACAGGATTCGGGCTTGGCGCCAAATTTGTCCGGATATCACGATACGCAGTACCTTCATCGTCGGCTTTCCCGGGGAGACCGAACAGGAATTTGAAGAATTATTGCAGTTTTTAAGCGAAGCGCAAATGGACAGGGTGGGCTGTTTCGCCTATTCGCCGGTTAAAGGAGCGGCGGCCAATCAGTTGCCGGATGCCTTACCGGAACAGGTCAAGGAAGAACGCTTGGCGCGTTTCATGGCTCATCAGGCGGAAATCAGTGCGGCGAGATTGCAGCGGCGTCTCGGCAAAACAGAAACGGTGCTGGTTGACGAGGTCGTCGAAGAAGGTTCGGTCGCGCGCAGTAAGGCGGATGCGCCCGAAATCGATGGTCAGGTATTTATCGACGGCGCTACGCAACTAAAAGTTGGCGACTTTGTTGATGTCGAGCTGGTAGAAGCCGATGAATACGACCTGTGGGGTAAGCTCGTCTAA
- the secA gene encoding preprotein translocase subunit SecA, with amino-acid sequence MLGKLVKFVVGSRNDRLIKKKRKLVKKINALASDYEKLSDEALRAKTQEFRDRLEQGENLDSLLPEAFATVREASTRVFGMRHFDVQLIGGMVLHDGKIAEMKTGEGKTLMATLAAYLNALPGRGVHVVTVNDYLAKRDAEWMGQLYEFLGLSTGVIVSELGHNERKEAYAADITYGTNNEFGFDYLRDNMAFNLDQKVQRDLSFAIVDEVDSILIDEARTPLIISGPTEESTEVYLKANAIIPSLTRQEKVEDPEQQEKMPGDYYVDEKTKQIYLTEEGHEHVERLMVEHGLMEEGASLYDAANIRLMHYLNASLRAHVLFQKDVDYVVHNNEIIIVDEFTGRMMTGRRWSEGLHQAVEAKEGVPIQNENQTLASITFQNYFRLYEKLSGMTGTADTEAFELNKIYGLEVVVIPTHRPMIREDRGDLVFLSAREKYNAIIEDIKGCVQRGQPVLVGTTSIENSELISSLLSQQNIRHEVLNAKQHEREAHIIEMAGMPGAVTIATNMAGRGTDIVLGGNLDAELKALGEDASEEQKQKIRGAWLDRHEQVLASGGLHVIGSERHESRRIDNQLRGRSGRQGDPGSTRFYLSLQDDLMRIFASERVAGLMQKLGMEEGEAIEHPWVTRSIENAQRKVESRNFDMRKEILAYDDVANDQRKVIYARRNELMAADDISETIKAIRKDVINNVITQYIPPKTMEEQWDIHGLEDHLQQEFNLSLPLREMLEQDHSLHEESLRELIVDKMEGVSQDKEEQITPEVFRHFEKSVMLQVLDNSWKEHLAAMDQLRQGIHFRGYAQKDPKQEYKRESFDMFASLLDHIKYEVVGILAKVQVSQEEDVQAIDEQRQAPQEMHFEHAEASPVQQAEEPQQAMPEEAAAAETVSEQPFVREGKKVGRNDPCPCGSGKKYKQCHGKLK; translated from the coding sequence ATGCTGGGTAAGCTGGTTAAATTTGTTGTTGGCAGCCGTAACGACAGGCTGATAAAGAAAAAACGGAAGCTGGTAAAGAAGATCAATGCGCTAGCGTCTGATTATGAAAAACTGTCTGATGAAGCATTGAGGGCAAAAACGCAGGAGTTTCGTGACCGTCTCGAGCAGGGTGAGAACCTGGACAGTTTGCTGCCGGAAGCGTTCGCCACCGTGCGCGAAGCTTCAACGCGGGTGTTCGGCATGCGTCACTTCGATGTGCAGCTGATCGGCGGTATGGTATTGCATGACGGCAAAATTGCCGAGATGAAAACCGGTGAAGGTAAGACCTTGATGGCGACGCTGGCGGCTTATCTGAATGCCTTGCCGGGACGCGGTGTGCATGTGGTGACGGTGAACGATTATCTGGCCAAGCGGGATGCCGAATGGATGGGGCAACTGTATGAGTTTTTAGGTTTGAGCACCGGCGTCATCGTCAGCGAGCTGGGTCATAATGAGCGTAAGGAAGCCTATGCAGCCGATATCACCTACGGCACCAATAACGAGTTCGGCTTCGATTATTTGCGCGATAACATGGCCTTCAATCTGGACCAGAAGGTGCAGCGCGATCTTAGCTTCGCGATTGTCGACGAGGTGGACTCGATTCTGATCGACGAGGCCAGAACGCCGTTGATTATTTCCGGCCCAACCGAAGAAAGCACCGAAGTCTATCTGAAAGCCAACGCCATCATTCCTTCGTTGACCCGCCAGGAAAAAGTCGAGGATCCGGAACAACAGGAGAAGATGCCAGGCGACTATTATGTCGATGAAAAAACCAAGCAGATCTATTTGACCGAAGAAGGTCATGAGCATGTCGAGCGGCTGATGGTCGAACACGGCTTGATGGAAGAAGGCGCCAGTCTCTATGACGCCGCCAATATCCGTTTGATGCATTATTTGAATGCGTCATTGCGCGCTCATGTGCTGTTCCAGAAAGATGTCGATTATGTCGTGCACAACAACGAAATCATCATCGTCGATGAATTCACCGGCCGTATGATGACCGGAAGACGCTGGTCCGAAGGCCTGCATCAGGCGGTGGAAGCCAAAGAAGGCGTGCCGATTCAGAATGAAAACCAGACCCTGGCGTCGATTACCTTCCAGAATTACTTCCGTCTCTATGAAAAGCTGTCCGGGATGACCGGTACCGCCGATACCGAAGCGTTCGAGTTGAATAAGATTTATGGTTTGGAAGTCGTCGTCATTCCGACCCATAGGCCGATGATACGTGAAGACCGAGGTGATTTGGTTTTCCTCAGCGCGCGGGAAAAATATAATGCAATCATCGAGGATATCAAGGGTTGTGTGCAGCGAGGTCAGCCGGTATTGGTGGGCACGACGTCGATCGAGAATTCTGAGCTGATCTCATCGCTGTTGAGCCAGCAGAATATCAGGCATGAAGTCTTGAACGCCAAACAGCATGAGCGTGAGGCGCATATCATCGAGATGGCCGGCATGCCGGGCGCGGTGACGATCGCCACCAACATGGCCGGTCGCGGCACCGATATCGTGCTGGGCGGCAATCTGGACGCGGAGCTTAAGGCGTTGGGCGAGGATGCCAGCGAAGAGCAAAAGCAAAAAATTCGCGGCGCTTGGCTGGACCGCCATGAACAAGTGTTGGCCAGCGGCGGTCTGCATGTGATCGGTTCCGAGCGCCATGAGTCTCGCCGGATCGACAATCAGTTGAGAGGGCGATCCGGGCGTCAGGGCGATCCCGGCTCTACCCGCTTCTATCTATCGTTGCAAGATGATCTGATGCGCATTTTCGCATCGGAACGGGTGGCCGGCCTGATGCAGAAACTCGGTATGGAGGAAGGGGAGGCCATCGAGCATCCTTGGGTTACACGCTCCATCGAAAATGCGCAACGCAAGGTGGAAAGTCGCAACTTCGATATGCGTAAGGAGATTTTGGCTTATGACGATGTCGCCAATGACCAGCGCAAGGTGATTTATGCTCGTCGCAACGAACTGATGGCGGCCGACGATATCAGCGAGACGATCAAGGCGATTCGTAAGGATGTGATCAACAATGTGATTACGCAGTATATCCCCCCGAAAACGATGGAAGAACAATGGGATATTCATGGACTGGAAGATCATCTGCAACAGGAATTCAATCTGTCGCTGCCGTTGCGGGAAATGTTGGAACAGGATCATTCCCTGCATGAGGAAAGTCTGCGCGAGCTGATCGTCGATAAAATGGAGGGGGTCAGTCAGGACAAGGAAGAACAGATCACCCCCGAAGTATTCAGGCATTTTGAGAAATCGGTGATGCTACAGGTCCTCGATAATAGCTGGAAAGAACATCTGGCGGCGATGGACCAGTTGCGTCAGGGTATCCATTTCAGAGGTTATGCGCAAAAAGATCCCAAACAGGAATACAAGCGTGAATCTTTCGATATGTTCGCCAGCTTGTTGGATCATATCAAGTATGAAGTTGTCGGCATTCTGGCCAAGGTTCAGGTGAGTCAGGAAGAAGACGTGCAGGCCATCGACGAACAGCGCCAGGCGCCTCAGGAAATGCATTTTGAACATGCCGAGGCCAGTCCGGTGCAGCAGGCCGAAGAGCCGCAGCAGGCTATGCCAGAGGAGGCGGCGGCTGCGGAGACTGTCTCCGAACAGCCGTTTGTCAGGGAGGGTAAAAAGGTGGGGCGCAATGATCCTTGTCCTTGCGGTTCCGGGAAAAAATATAAACAATGTCACGGCAAGCTGAAATAA
- a CDS encoding HypC/HybG/HupF family hydrogenase formation chaperone: MCLAVPGQIIRISDDEPLLRTGLIDFSGVSREISLAYLPEAKADDYVIVHAGLAIALIDEEEAQASLQAFQELDDIEAAP, translated from the coding sequence ATGTGTTTAGCTGTTCCCGGCCAAATCATCCGTATTTCCGATGACGAACCCTTACTGCGCACCGGTCTAATCGATTTTTCCGGCGTCTCCCGAGAAATCAGCCTGGCTTACCTGCCGGAAGCCAAGGCCGATGACTATGTCATCGTGCATGCCGGCTTGGCAATCGCCTTAATCGACGAAGAGGAAGCGCAAGCCAGCCTTCAAGCCTTTCAGGAGTTAGACGACATCGAGGCGGCGCCGTGA
- the hypE gene encoding hydrogenase expression/formation protein HypE, producing the protein MTEPKLNCPLPLNYEQIVMAHGGGGRMMQQLLDKIIRPAFDNDILAQQHDSAIINIPANRLAFTTDSYVIKPLFFNGGDIGKLAVCGTVNDLAMSGAKPLYISCSLIIEEGFAIKDLQRIVQSMRASADEAGVKIVTGDSKVVEHGKGDGLYINTAGVGVIETESSILPNNIRTGDAIIVNSDLGRHGIAIMLQREGMDFASAIDSDCASLAAPVQALFDANIDVHCLRDLTRGGLSSCLIELAAVCGRQFEIREQGLPVRQDVRSACELLGFDPLYIANEGCFVLFVPQSQAGAAIATLQKHSNSQQAVQIGTVSEEHADGRVILQTAMGISRILELLSGEQLPRIC; encoded by the coding sequence ATGACTGAGCCGAAATTGAACTGTCCGCTGCCGCTGAATTACGAGCAAATCGTCATGGCCCATGGCGGCGGCGGCCGCATGATGCAACAACTGTTGGACAAGATCATACGCCCGGCTTTCGACAATGACATCCTGGCGCAGCAACATGACAGCGCGATCATCAATATCCCGGCGAATCGACTGGCCTTCACCACCGACTCCTATGTGATCAAGCCGTTATTCTTCAACGGCGGCGACATCGGCAAACTGGCCGTTTGCGGCACCGTCAACGATCTGGCGATGAGCGGCGCAAAACCCTTGTACATCAGCTGTTCACTGATCATCGAGGAAGGCTTCGCCATTAAAGACCTGCAACGCATCGTGCAATCGATGCGCGCCAGCGCCGACGAAGCCGGTGTCAAAATCGTCACCGGTGACAGCAAGGTCGTGGAGCATGGCAAGGGAGACGGTCTCTACATCAACACCGCCGGGGTCGGCGTCATCGAAACAGAATCCTCGATACTGCCCAACAATATCCGCACCGGCGACGCCATCATCGTCAACAGCGACCTGGGGCGACACGGCATCGCCATCATGCTGCAACGGGAAGGAATGGATTTCGCTAGCGCCATCGACAGCGACTGCGCTAGCTTGGCGGCGCCCGTTCAGGCCTTATTCGACGCCAACATCGATGTCCATTGCCTGCGTGACTTGACCCGCGGCGGCTTGAGCAGTTGCCTGATCGAACTAGCCGCTGTTTGCGGCCGGCAATTTGAAATCCGCGAACAAGGCCTGCCAGTGCGACAAGACGTTCGCAGCGCCTGTGAATTACTGGGGTTCGATCCTCTTTATATCGCCAACGAAGGCTGTTTCGTACTTTTTGTTCCGCAATCCCAGGCCGGCGCAGCGATCGCCACGTTGCAAAAACACAGCAACAGCCAACAGGCGGTGCAAATCGGCACGGTGAGCGAAGAACATGCAGATGGTCGGGTCATATTGCAAACCGCGATGGGCATCAGCCGCATACTCGAATTGTTAAGCGGAGAACAGTTGCCGAGAATTTGTTGA
- a CDS encoding cold-shock protein — translation MSDLVEGTVKWFNDEKGFGFIEQEGSKDVFVHFSAINGSGRKSLTEGQRVTMEVSMGQKGPQAENVTPL, via the coding sequence ATGTCAGATCTAGTAGAAGGCACCGTAAAATGGTTCAACGATGAAAAAGGCTTCGGCTTCATCGAGCAAGAAGGCTCCAAGGATGTATTCGTTCATTTTAGCGCAATCAATGGCAGCGGTCGTAAATCATTAACCGAAGGACAGCGCGTGACTATGGAAGTCAGCATGGGCCAGAAAGGCCCTCAAGCGGAAAATGTAACGCCTTTATAA
- the hypD gene encoding hydrogenase formation protein HypD, translating to MKFVDEYRDPKTARKLVDAIAKLSSKPWNIMEVCGGQTHSIIKHGIDQLLPEQIRLIHGPGCPVCVTPLKYIDKALAIAAQHNVIFCSFGDMLRVPGSRQDLLGLKAQGADIRIVYSPLDALKLARRHPGREVVFFGVGFETTAPTTALAAYQARQLKLTNFSQLICHVRVPPAMEALLSSADHAVQGFLGAGHVCSIMGYHEYLPLAEQYKIPIVITGFEPVDILQGLYLCIKQLEENRHVVENQYQRIVTQAGNQPAQQLLRQVFDVVEQDWRGLGSIAASGLALKEEYSPWNAEQRYAVDAIDTVEPDACRSGEVLQGLLKPVNCPEFGTSCTPEHPLGATMVSSEGACAAYYRYRNHD from the coding sequence GTGAAATTCGTCGATGAATATCGCGACCCGAAAACGGCCCGCAAACTGGTCGATGCGATAGCCAAGCTTAGCAGCAAACCGTGGAATATCATGGAAGTCTGCGGCGGGCAAACTCATAGCATCATCAAGCACGGCATCGACCAGTTACTGCCGGAACAGATCCGGCTGATCCACGGCCCCGGCTGCCCGGTCTGCGTGACCCCGCTGAAATATATCGACAAGGCGCTGGCCATTGCGGCACAACATAATGTCATTTTCTGCTCCTTCGGCGACATGTTGCGCGTCCCCGGCTCGCGCCAGGACTTATTGGGCCTGAAAGCCCAGGGCGCCGATATACGCATCGTTTATTCGCCGCTGGATGCGCTGAAGCTGGCCCGGCGACACCCCGGCCGGGAAGTCGTCTTTTTTGGCGTCGGCTTTGAAACCACCGCCCCGACCACCGCGCTGGCCGCCTATCAGGCCCGTCAATTGAAACTGACCAACTTTTCCCAGCTCATCTGTCATGTCCGCGTACCGCCGGCGATGGAAGCTTTACTGAGTTCCGCCGATCATGCCGTGCAGGGCTTTCTGGGCGCGGGCCATGTCTGCTCGATCATGGGTTACCACGAATATTTACCGCTGGCTGAGCAATACAAGATACCGATCGTCATTACCGGTTTCGAACCGGTCGATATCCTGCAGGGCCTGTATCTTTGCATCAAGCAGCTGGAAGAAAATCGTCATGTTGTTGAAAATCAATACCAGCGCATCGTCACTCAAGCCGGCAACCAACCGGCGCAACAATTGTTGCGCCAAGTATTCGACGTGGTCGAACAAGACTGGCGGGGCCTCGGCAGCATCGCCGCCAGCGGCTTGGCGTTAAAAGAGGAATACTCGCCCTGGAATGCCGAGCAACGATACGCCGTCGATGCCATCGACACCGTCGAACCTGACGCTTGCCGCAGCGGCGAAGTTCTACAAGGCTTATTGAAACCAGTGAACTGTCCGGAATTCGGCACAAGCTGCACGCCCGAACATCCCCTAGGCGCGACGATGGTCTCGTCTGAAGGCGCCTGCGCCGCCTACTACCGCTATCGCAATCATGACTGA